A window from Synechococcus sp. RSCCF101 encodes these proteins:
- a CDS encoding cytochrome P450: MSGQSRQAIVSQSSAVPLKPLPATAARSGLLEGLAFLRDPGFADRRFAEHGDVFRTVLFGESMVFVRGGRAIEDLFAQSDRLSGWWPGSVRQLLGPLSLANRTGDAHRARRRVVGQLFTTAALRRYSPSLIALVDGLAEELSRNADPAEAGSREPVALAPLMRRFAFQVIATTVLGLGPEDRDALFADFQIWTRGLFAPPVNLPGGRFRRAQAARVRLLSRLQSILEQARRAVAAGGPPVSGGLDLLSGGLDEAGLSLTDDDVVEQLLLLLFAGYETTASTLSCLMLALLQQPEAAAWLDEELEGLSWPPQPERALTAYDASRAPRLDAVVREVMRLTPPVGGFFRRSQEPIALAGVAVPAGQVIQVSLAATNQLADGDGDQERSGIIDLDRFRPQRHLEPGGSGVTLLPFGGGERVCLGKALAELEIRLLAVGVLRRLRFSLAPDQDLSLEVIPSPTPRDGLRVLVSRREP, encoded by the coding sequence ATGTCCGGCCAGTCCCGCCAAGCGATCGTGAGCCAGAGCAGTGCCGTGCCGCTGAAGCCTCTGCCCGCCACCGCGGCCCGCAGCGGCCTGCTGGAGGGCCTGGCCTTCCTGAGGGACCCGGGCTTCGCCGATCGCCGCTTCGCGGAACATGGCGATGTGTTCCGCACGGTGCTCTTCGGGGAGTCGATGGTGTTCGTGCGCGGCGGCCGCGCGATCGAGGACCTCTTCGCCCAGAGCGATCGCCTGAGCGGTTGGTGGCCGGGCAGCGTTCGCCAGCTGCTCGGCCCCCTGTCCCTCGCCAACCGCACCGGTGACGCCCACCGGGCGCGGCGCCGGGTGGTGGGGCAGCTCTTCACCACAGCGGCGCTGCGGCGCTACAGCCCGTCCCTGATCGCGCTGGTGGACGGCCTGGCGGAGGAGCTCAGCCGCAACGCCGATCCGGCTGAGGCCGGCAGCCGGGAGCCGGTGGCCCTGGCCCCTCTGATGCGCCGCTTCGCCTTCCAGGTGATCGCCACCACGGTGCTCGGGCTCGGGCCGGAGGACCGCGACGCCCTGTTCGCCGACTTCCAGATCTGGACGCGCGGTCTGTTCGCACCGCCGGTGAACCTGCCCGGCGGCCGGTTCCGACGGGCCCAGGCCGCCCGGGTGCGCCTGCTGAGCCGCCTGCAGTCGATCCTCGAGCAGGCGCGGCGGGCTGTGGCAGCCGGAGGCCCTCCCGTGAGTGGGGGGCTCGATCTGCTCAGCGGCGGCCTGGATGAGGCCGGCCTGTCGCTCACCGATGACGACGTGGTGGAGCAGCTTCTGCTGCTGCTCTTCGCCGGGTACGAAACCACCGCCTCCACCCTCAGCTGCCTGATGCTGGCGCTGCTGCAGCAGCCTGAGGCCGCGGCCTGGCTGGACGAGGAGCTCGAGGGCCTGAGCTGGCCTCCGCAGCCGGAGCGGGCCCTGACCGCCTACGACGCCAGCCGGGCACCGCGGCTGGACGCGGTGGTGCGGGAGGTCATGCGGCTGACACCTCCGGTGGGCGGCTTCTTCCGCCGCAGCCAGGAGCCCATCGCCCTGGCGGGGGTGGCGGTGCCGGCCGGGCAGGTGATCCAGGTGAGCCTGGCGGCCACGAATCAGCTGGCGGACGGCGACGGCGACCAGGAACGCAGCGGCATCATCGACCTGGATCGCTTCCGGCCCCAGCGCCATCTGGAGCCGGGAGGCAGCGGTGTGACGCTGCTGCCCTTCGGCGGCGGCGAGCGGGTCTGCCTCGGCAAGGCTCTGGCGGAGCTGGAGATCCGGCTGCTTGCCGTGGGCGTGCTGCGTCGCCTGCGCTTCTCCCTCGCCCCCGATCAGGACCTGAGCCTGGAGGTGATTCCCAGCCCCACCCCCCGGGACGGCCTGCGGGTGCTGGTGAGCCGGCGGGAGCCCTGA
- the glnT gene encoding type III glutamate--ammonia ligase, whose protein sequence is MSRLEALADRHGIRFFLISFADGFGVQRAKLVPRSAIAAMEREGAGFAGFAAWLDMTPADPDVLAIPDPDSAMVLPWQPEVAWVAADLRVGGETVDEAPRAVLLRQRQAAAERGLQLRSGVEAEFFLLDPETPTVADRRDIQEKPCYDQLALMRRYPLISSLIDGMEQLGWGPYQADHEDGNGQFEINWSYADALVTADRHAFFKVMAKTLAEQQGLRACFMAKPVAGLTGNGCHCHVSLWTPEGRNLFHDPDGELGLSPLAYRFLAGVLHHTPALCALTNPSVNSYRRLAAPPTLSGATWSPGGISYSGNNRTHMVRIPDDQRFELRLPDGSANPYLLQAGILAAGLDGIERELDPGSRLDTNSYVDPTPVGSQVAPLPGSLGEALEAFGRDAVLRKRLGEGFCRSYERLRRRQWERSQTGVSTWELEQGLEA, encoded by the coding sequence TTGAGCCGCCTCGAAGCCCTGGCCGACCGCCATGGCATCCGCTTCTTCCTGATCTCCTTCGCCGATGGCTTCGGCGTGCAGCGGGCCAAGCTGGTGCCCCGCAGTGCCATCGCCGCGATGGAGCGGGAGGGCGCCGGCTTTGCGGGCTTCGCCGCCTGGCTGGACATGACGCCCGCCGACCCGGATGTGCTGGCTATCCCGGATCCCGACAGCGCCATGGTGCTGCCCTGGCAGCCGGAGGTGGCCTGGGTGGCGGCCGATCTCCGGGTGGGCGGTGAGACGGTGGACGAGGCGCCGCGGGCGGTGCTGCTGCGGCAGCGGCAGGCGGCGGCGGAGCGAGGCCTGCAGCTGCGCAGCGGGGTGGAGGCGGAATTCTTCCTGCTGGATCCCGAAACGCCCACCGTCGCCGACCGGCGCGACATCCAGGAGAAGCCCTGCTACGACCAGCTGGCCCTGATGCGCCGCTACCCGCTGATCAGCAGCCTGATCGACGGCATGGAGCAGCTGGGCTGGGGCCCCTACCAGGCGGATCACGAGGATGGCAACGGCCAGTTCGAGATCAACTGGAGCTATGCCGACGCCCTGGTCACGGCTGATCGGCATGCCTTCTTCAAGGTGATGGCCAAGACCCTGGCGGAGCAGCAGGGTCTGCGGGCCTGCTTCATGGCCAAACCCGTGGCCGGGCTCACCGGCAACGGCTGTCACTGCCATGTGTCCCTCTGGACCCCTGAGGGCCGCAACCTGTTCCACGACCCCGATGGCGAGCTGGGCCTCTCCCCGCTGGCCTACCGCTTCCTGGCCGGTGTGCTGCACCACACCCCGGCCCTCTGCGCCCTCACCAATCCCTCGGTGAACAGCTACCGGCGCCTGGCCGCTCCCCCCACGCTCTCGGGGGCCACCTGGTCGCCGGGGGGCATCAGCTACAGCGGCAACAACCGCACCCACATGGTGCGCATCCCCGATGACCAGCGCTTCGAGCTGCGTCTGCCCGACGGCTCCGCCAATCCCTATCTGCTCCAGGCCGGGATCCTGGCCGCAGGTCTCGATGGCATCGAGCGGGAGCTGGATCCCGGGTCGCGTCTCGACACCAACAGCTACGTGGACCCCACACCGGTGGGCAGCCAGGTGGCGCCCCTGCCCGGCAGCCTCGGGGAAGCGCTCGAGGCCTTCGGCCGCGATGCGGTGCTGCGGAAGCGGCTGGGTGAGGGGTTCTGCCGCTCCTACGAACGGCTGCGGCGGCGCCAGTGGGAGCGCTCCCAGACCGGTGTGAGCACCTGGGAGCTGGAGCAGGGGCTGGAAGCCTGA
- a CDS encoding alpha/beta fold hydrolase has product MTAAAGTGDRLHSLGRFRFACGRELERAELRYRCIGRLRDDGSNLVLVPSYYGGSAADLEWLVGPLLDPQRHCVLLVNSFGNGRSSSPGNSAMGLQEQGWRIHHSDNVRAQRRLLQEVFGLERVPLILGWSMGAQQAYQWAVQQPERVERLLCIGGTARTSPHNRLFLLSLRQALTTDPHWTGEGFTAEPLAGLRQFATIYASWAASQAFYRAGGHLQAGCDSVEEYVERFWLPLYRRHDPRNLIAMLDTWLAHDVSQWRHGGDLAAALAGIRARVMVVGCEQDLYFPPEDLAAEAERIPGARYRSFASVLGHRAGNPREAPEEQGQLREALEVLLAGW; this is encoded by the coding sequence GTGACGGCGGCGGCCGGGACCGGCGACAGGCTTCACTCCCTCGGCCGCTTCCGCTTCGCCTGCGGCCGGGAGCTGGAGCGGGCCGAGCTCCGCTACCGCTGCATCGGCCGGCTGCGCGACGACGGCTCCAATCTCGTGCTGGTGCCCAGCTACTACGGCGGCAGCGCGGCCGACCTGGAGTGGCTGGTGGGGCCGCTGCTCGATCCGCAGCGCCACTGCGTGCTGCTGGTGAACAGCTTCGGCAACGGCCGCAGCAGCAGCCCCGGCAACAGCGCCATGGGCCTGCAGGAGCAGGGCTGGCGGATCCACCACAGCGACAACGTGCGCGCCCAGAGGCGTCTGCTGCAGGAGGTGTTCGGCCTCGAGCGGGTGCCGCTGATCCTGGGCTGGTCGATGGGGGCGCAGCAGGCCTACCAGTGGGCGGTGCAGCAGCCCGAGCGGGTGGAACGGCTGCTCTGCATCGGCGGCACGGCGCGCACCAGCCCCCACAACCGCCTGTTTCTGCTCAGCCTGCGCCAGGCCCTCACCACCGACCCCCACTGGACCGGTGAGGGGTTCACAGCGGAACCGCTGGCGGGGCTGCGCCAGTTCGCCACGATCTACGCCAGCTGGGCGGCCAGCCAGGCCTTCTACCGCGCCGGCGGTCACCTGCAGGCCGGTTGCGACTCCGTGGAGGAGTACGTGGAGCGCTTCTGGCTGCCGCTGTACCGGCGCCACGATCCGCGCAACCTGATCGCCATGCTCGACACCTGGCTCGCCCATGACGTGTCGCAGTGGCGGCATGGCGGGGACCTGGCGGCCGCACTGGCGGGCATCCGCGCCCGGGTGATGGTGGTGGGGTGTGAGCAGGATCTCTACTTTCCGCCCGAGGATCTGGCCGCCGAGGCGGAGCGCATCCCGGGCGCCCGCTACCGCAGTTTCGCCTCGGTTCTGGGGCATCGCGCCGGCAATCCCCGCGAGGCGCCCGAGGAGCAGGGGCAGCTGCGAGAGGCCCTCGAGGTGTTGCTGGCGGGTTGGTGA
- a CDS encoding fatty acid desaturase, which translates to MDEQQPTERRGPVLLSREQLRDLNAGSDGPAAVRCIAHLLVIGAGGWLWRQPDLPWLIRLPALLLSGIALATCFAPMHECGHRTAFRSQILNDSVAWVCGLLSFYNADFYRRYHQWHHRFTHQPGRDPELDDVVPTSLAAYLLQLSGLPWWAGKVQTHLSLLLGRSAGMPYLPPEALGPVRRSVALQLSLYGLIGAASWWSHTGLLWWNWLLPLALGQPFLRFVLLAEHTGCAYNNDPLANTRTTLTLAPLRWLMWEMPFHAEHHLYPSVPFHALHRLHALVAPRLEHCAPGYLAVHRGLLARLDQLAPPAAAAADPVAPALSRS; encoded by the coding sequence ATGGATGAGCAGCAACCGACGGAGCGTCGCGGACCGGTGCTACTGAGCCGGGAGCAACTGCGTGATCTCAATGCCGGCTCCGATGGGCCGGCCGCAGTCCGCTGCATCGCTCACCTGCTGGTGATCGGCGCCGGCGGCTGGCTCTGGCGCCAGCCTGATCTGCCCTGGTTGATCCGGCTGCCGGCGCTGCTCTTGAGCGGCATCGCTCTGGCCACCTGCTTCGCCCCGATGCATGAGTGCGGTCACCGCACGGCCTTCCGCAGCCAGATCCTCAACGACAGCGTGGCGTGGGTCTGCGGTCTGCTCAGCTTTTACAACGCCGACTTCTACCGCCGCTACCACCAGTGGCACCACCGCTTCACCCATCAGCCCGGCCGCGATCCGGAGCTTGATGATGTCGTTCCCACCAGCCTGGCGGCCTATCTGCTGCAGCTCAGCGGCTTGCCCTGGTGGGCCGGCAAGGTGCAGACCCACCTGAGCCTGCTGCTGGGCCGCAGCGCAGGCATGCCCTATCTGCCGCCGGAGGCCCTCGGCCCCGTGCGCCGCTCCGTGGCGCTGCAGCTCAGCCTCTATGGCCTGATCGGCGCTGCGTCCTGGTGGAGCCACACCGGACTGCTCTGGTGGAACTGGCTGCTGCCCCTGGCCCTCGGCCAGCCGTTTCTGCGCTTTGTGCTCCTGGCCGAGCACACCGGCTGCGCTTACAACAACGACCCGCTGGCCAACACCCGCACCACCCTCACCCTGGCGCCGCTGCGCTGGCTGATGTGGGAGATGCCCTTCCACGCCGAACACCACCTCTATCCCTCGGTGCCGTTTCATGCGCTGCACCGTCTCCACGCTCTGGTGGCACCGCGTCTGGAGCACTGCGCGCCCGGCTATCTCGCCGTGCACAGAGGGCTGCTGGCCCGGCTCGATCAGCTCGCTCCTCCGGCCGCCGCAGCGGCGGATCCCGTTGCTCCCGCCCTGTCCCGCTCGTGA
- a CDS encoding 23S rRNA (pseudouridine(1915)-N(3))-methyltransferase RlmH translates to MVFQPSRVRILAVGRLRRSWLADGVAQYHRRLPGLELVEIRDSTPQREGREILARLSDGERLVALSETGRSLDSEAFSRQLSRWGCDRVAFAIGGADGLIESVISRASCCLSLSAMTLPHDLARLVLIEQIYRARTIAEGGPYHRA, encoded by the coding sequence ATGGTGTTCCAGCCCTCGAGAGTGCGGATTCTGGCGGTGGGCCGCCTCAGGCGCTCCTGGCTGGCTGACGGCGTCGCCCAGTACCACCGGCGTCTGCCTGGCCTGGAGCTGGTGGAGATCCGCGACAGCACCCCCCAACGCGAGGGCCGGGAGATTCTGGCCCGGCTGAGCGACGGTGAGCGGCTGGTGGCCCTGAGTGAAACCGGCCGGAGCCTGGATTCGGAAGCCTTCTCCCGGCAGCTGAGCCGCTGGGGTTGCGATCGGGTCGCCTTCGCCATCGGCGGGGCCGATGGCCTGATCGAGTCCGTGATTAGCCGGGCGAGCTGCTGCCTGAGCCTCTCGGCCATGACCCTGCCGCACGATCTGGCCAGGCTGGTGCTGATCGAACAGATCTACAGAGCCCGGACCATCGCCGAGGGGGGGCCGTACCACCGGGCCTGA
- a CDS encoding bile acid:sodium symporter family protein, with translation MAVGSVMGAVLERFTLLFPLWTALALVLSLLDPGLFTWLKGPLITAALGLIMLGMGLGLELRDFREVFRRPRAMVIGVAAQFLVMPSLAALIAWALRLPAPLAVGLVLVGCSPGGTASNVVALIARADVALSVVMTTMSTVLAVALTPLLSSALAGRYVPVNGWTLLLSVVQVVLLPLAVGLSLKVFWPRTSERVEAVMPPLAVIAIALIVGSIVGSQREALASRLLPLLLAGLLLHVGGFLLGYLIPALLGERLRVRRTVSIEVGMQNSGLAVVLARAAFPDPLTALPGAISAVIHALLGACLAAIWRGGWSLRGFRLRSSQAR, from the coding sequence ATGGCGGTCGGCTCGGTGATGGGTGCGGTGCTGGAACGGTTCACGCTCCTGTTCCCCCTCTGGACCGCCCTGGCTCTGGTGCTGTCCCTCTTGGATCCAGGCCTGTTCACGTGGCTGAAGGGCCCGCTCATCACCGCCGCCCTGGGTCTGATCATGCTCGGCATGGGCCTGGGCCTCGAGCTGCGCGATTTCCGCGAGGTGTTCCGCCGGCCCCGGGCGATGGTGATCGGGGTGGCGGCTCAGTTTCTGGTGATGCCCTCCCTGGCCGCTCTGATCGCGTGGGCTCTGCGGCTTCCCGCGCCCCTGGCGGTGGGCCTGGTGCTGGTGGGCTGCAGCCCGGGAGGAACCGCCAGCAACGTGGTGGCCCTCATCGCCCGGGCCGATGTGGCGCTCTCGGTGGTGATGACCACCATGAGCACCGTGCTGGCCGTGGCCCTCACACCCCTGCTCAGCAGCGCACTCGCGGGCCGCTACGTGCCGGTGAATGGCTGGACCCTGCTGCTGAGCGTGGTCCAGGTGGTGCTGCTGCCGCTGGCCGTGGGCCTCTCTCTGAAGGTGTTCTGGCCGCGCACCAGCGAACGGGTGGAGGCGGTGATGCCGCCGCTGGCCGTCATTGCCATCGCCTTGATCGTGGGCAGCATCGTCGGCAGCCAGCGGGAGGCCCTGGCCTCCCGGCTGCTGCCGCTGCTGCTGGCCGGCCTGCTGCTGCATGTGGGCGGCTTTCTGCTCGGCTACCTGATTCCCGCACTGCTGGGCGAGCGCCTGCGGGTGCGCCGCACCGTGAGCATCGAGGTGGGCATGCAGAACTCGGGGCTGGCCGTGGTGCTGGCGCGGGCGGCCTTCCCCGATCCCCTCACCGCGCTGCCGGGGGCCATCTCGGCGGTGATCCATGCCCTGCTGGGTGCCTGTCTGGCCGCGATCTGGCGCGGTGGCTGGTCGCTGCGCGGCTTCCGCCTGCGCTCCTCCCAGGCCCGTTGA
- a CDS encoding metallophosphoesterase — translation MDSEPSETAASPQREPRGGTAALSRRHSLALLGGTAAALSLGRALPTRAAAPARTTARSLPTLPRKRGLRLACISDLNGPYGTTGYIPTVHRAVAMIPELDVDLVLCAGDMVAGQKRGLGRTRVAAMWAGFERDVLSPLRRRGLPFLPAMGNHDASSLRSGGGWLFPDDRAEALRFWSARRDALGLTYLESSTFPFAYGVRHGDLAVLVWDASSAGLPDGQAAWANRMLTRGEARSARTRLVMGHLPLHAVARGRDRDGEVLHGGPSLLAMLESSGAQAYISGHHHAWYPARAGGLDLLHLGAAGNGPRRLLGTSAAGRHTLTVIDLVDGRPLPTTIDLSTGRVIGLNGLPPSLTDRNGSRLQRWRADHQLRSRLSTLM, via the coding sequence ATGGATTCGGAGCCGAGCGAAACAGCCGCCTCGCCGCAGCGGGAGCCGCGCGGAGGGACCGCCGCTCTGAGCCGGCGCCACAGCCTGGCGCTGCTGGGCGGCACCGCTGCCGCCCTGAGCCTGGGCCGTGCCCTGCCCACCCGCGCGGCCGCCCCGGCACGGACCACCGCCCGATCGCTCCCGACCCTGCCGCGCAAGCGGGGCCTGCGGCTGGCCTGCATCAGCGATCTGAACGGTCCCTACGGAACAACCGGCTACATCCCCACCGTGCACCGGGCCGTGGCGATGATCCCTGAGCTGGACGTGGATCTGGTGCTCTGCGCAGGGGACATGGTGGCGGGGCAGAAGCGGGGGCTGGGCCGCACCCGAGTGGCCGCGATGTGGGCCGGTTTCGAGCGGGATGTGCTGTCGCCGCTGCGGCGACGCGGGCTGCCCTTCCTGCCGGCGATGGGGAACCACGATGCCTCCTCGCTTCGCTCCGGTGGCGGCTGGCTCTTCCCCGATGACCGGGCCGAAGCGCTCCGGTTCTGGAGCGCCCGCCGCGATGCTCTGGGGCTCACCTATCTCGAGAGCAGCACCTTCCCCTTTGCCTATGGCGTGCGCCACGGGGATCTGGCCGTGCTCGTCTGGGATGCCTCCAGCGCCGGGCTGCCCGATGGGCAGGCCGCCTGGGCCAACCGGATGCTGACGCGCGGTGAAGCCCGAAGCGCCAGGACGCGGCTGGTGATGGGGCATCTGCCCCTGCACGCCGTGGCCCGGGGTCGGGACAGAGACGGAGAGGTGCTCCACGGCGGCCCTTCGCTGCTGGCGATGCTCGAGAGCTCAGGCGCGCAGGCCTACATCAGCGGCCACCACCACGCCTGGTACCCCGCCCGGGCCGGAGGCCTTGATCTCCTGCATCTGGGAGCGGCAGGCAACGGACCGAGGCGGCTGCTGGGAACCTCCGCCGCCGGGCGCCACACCCTGACCGTGATCGACCTGGTGGACGGGCGTCCCCTTCCCACCACGATCGATCTGAGCACCGGCCGGGTGATTGGGCTCAATGGCCTGCCGCCCTCCCTCACCGACCGCAACGGGAGCCGGCTGCAGCGCTGGCGTGCGGATCACCAGCTGCGCTCGCGCCTCAGCACGCTGATGTGA
- a CDS encoding glycosyltransferase family 2 protein has product MVQLTAGAWRLRWPRLRAPAFWLLLAAGIGLMLAISLAVRSGRAELLAALLAGWMAVDTAVQAALMAIASRRTLAPGRPGALSRAAAEPGADAAITAIVPAWNAGEALLTTVASLLAQEDGPDLILVADDGSTDGSIGRLASHHGLDDAGRPADPLNRSRAQSRLQLLRTGHSGKADTLNQALAAVRTPWLMVVDADTRPLPGACRSLRERLRRDPGCDAVGGVLVPVCGPGRLARLFSFFQRREYVGGQAFRLAWSALDATLLIAGACSAFRTSALRRVGGFSVSSWTEDYEVMFRLHGAARRLGRPLKVAVEPGFLARTDAPGAPLPFLRQRRRWAGGLLETLLEHRTMVGNRRFGALGLLSLARTSFTLLQPLLLLQLLTVTLITAGSPFSDRLFSLLLPVLLLRLLWSVIASLWSLGLYRGSGSGRGSSAAAMVLHALLQPLLYAPLQLLAVVWGHISVLRRERSW; this is encoded by the coding sequence ATGGTCCAGCTCACGGCAGGCGCCTGGCGCCTCCGATGGCCGCGGCTGCGGGCCCCGGCGTTCTGGCTGCTGCTGGCCGCGGGCATCGGCCTGATGCTGGCCATCAGCCTTGCCGTGCGGTCCGGGCGCGCTGAGCTGCTCGCCGCTCTGCTGGCGGGCTGGATGGCTGTTGACACCGCCGTTCAGGCGGCCCTGATGGCCATCGCCTCGCGGCGGACCCTGGCACCCGGCAGGCCCGGAGCCCTGAGCCGCGCGGCTGCCGAGCCCGGTGCGGACGCGGCGATCACTGCGATCGTTCCGGCCTGGAACGCGGGTGAGGCGCTCCTCACCACCGTGGCCAGCCTGCTGGCGCAGGAGGACGGCCCCGATCTGATTCTCGTGGCCGACGACGGGTCGACCGACGGCAGCATCGGCCGCCTCGCCTCGCACCACGGACTGGATGACGCCGGCCGGCCGGCTGACCCGCTCAACCGATCCCGGGCCCAGTCCCGGCTGCAGCTGCTGCGCACCGGTCACAGCGGCAAGGCCGACACCCTCAATCAGGCCCTGGCGGCGGTGCGGACGCCCTGGCTGATGGTTGTGGATGCCGACACCCGGCCGCTGCCGGGTGCCTGCCGCTCCCTGCGCGAGCGTCTCAGGCGTGATCCGGGCTGCGATGCGGTCGGAGGGGTGCTGGTGCCCGTCTGCGGTCCCGGCCGGCTCGCGCGGTTGTTCTCCTTCTTCCAGCGGCGCGAGTACGTGGGAGGCCAGGCCTTCCGCCTCGCCTGGAGTGCCCTGGATGCCACCCTGCTGATCGCCGGCGCCTGCAGCGCCTTCCGCACCAGCGCGCTCCGACGGGTGGGCGGATTCAGCGTGTCCAGCTGGACCGAGGACTACGAGGTGATGTTCCGCCTCCACGGCGCGGCCCGTCGCCTCGGCCGGCCCCTGAAGGTGGCCGTGGAACCCGGCTTCCTCGCCCGCACCGATGCCCCCGGTGCTCCGCTGCCCTTCCTGCGGCAGCGCCGTCGCTGGGCCGGCGGACTGCTGGAGACCCTGCTCGAGCACCGCACGATGGTGGGCAACCGCCGCTTCGGCGCCCTCGGACTGCTGTCGCTGGCGCGCACCAGCTTCACTCTGCTGCAGCCCCTGCTGCTGCTGCAGCTCCTCACGGTGACGCTGATCACCGCCGGCTCACCCTTCAGCGACCGGCTCTTCTCCCTGCTGCTGCCCGTGCTGCTGCTGCGGCTGCTCTGGAGCGTGATCGCCTCCCTCTGGTCACTGGGGCTCTACCGCGGCTCCGGCTCCGGTCGCGGGAGTTCGGCCGCGGCCATGGTGCTGCACGCGCTGCTGCAGCCCCTCCTCTACGCGCCGCTGCAGCTGCTGGCGGTGGTCTGGGGTCACATCAGCGTGCTGAGGCGCGAGCGCAGCTGGTGA
- a CDS encoding phosphotransferase enzyme family protein, protein MDGISPSRPGTPADLLELARRFQGCEQAQAVKPLGEGNVHTTYCVAMGGGPVNRVVLQRLNTEVFPRPELVIENMERCCLHLEERLRSSPPQALDDQRWEVPSLIPSRDGGSLVEQDGALWRAQRFVEGSRVVQAVDDPGRARELGFGLGLFHNLIGDLPPEHLHDTLPGFHVTPLALMAYDEAMETCGATDGAEERFCHAFVRMRRDLAPLLEEARSRGALTLRPVHGDPKVNNVLLDAATGKAVALIDLDTVKPGLPHTDIGDCLRSACNRLGEETDVPDAVHFDADLCEAVLEGYLRGMGGALSAAEQEHLHGAARLISFELGLRFLTDHLRGDTYFRTRFRGHNLRRACVQFQLTASIEAQEQDIRARIDRLADTVQTRS, encoded by the coding sequence ATGGACGGGATCTCCCCTTCCCGGCCCGGCACACCAGCCGATCTGCTGGAGCTGGCCCGGCGCTTCCAGGGCTGCGAGCAGGCCCAGGCCGTTAAACCCCTCGGCGAGGGCAATGTGCACACCACCTATTGCGTCGCCATGGGCGGCGGGCCCGTGAACCGGGTGGTGCTGCAACGGCTGAACACCGAGGTGTTCCCGCGCCCGGAGCTGGTGATCGAGAACATGGAGCGCTGCTGCCTCCACCTGGAGGAGCGGCTGCGCTCCAGCCCGCCGCAGGCCCTCGATGATCAGCGCTGGGAGGTGCCCTCCCTGATCCCCTCCCGCGACGGCGGCTCGCTCGTGGAGCAGGACGGGGCGCTGTGGCGGGCGCAGCGGTTCGTGGAGGGCAGCCGCGTGGTTCAGGCCGTGGACGATCCCGGCCGGGCCCGGGAGCTGGGGTTCGGCCTGGGGCTGTTCCACAACCTGATCGGCGATCTGCCACCGGAGCATCTGCACGACACCCTGCCGGGCTTCCACGTCACTCCATTGGCACTGATGGCGTACGACGAGGCCATGGAGACCTGCGGGGCGACGGATGGGGCGGAGGAGCGCTTCTGCCACGCCTTCGTTCGCATGAGGCGTGATCTGGCACCGCTGCTGGAGGAGGCCCGCTCACGCGGTGCACTCACGCTGCGGCCCGTCCATGGGGACCCGAAGGTCAACAACGTGCTGCTCGATGCCGCAACCGGGAAGGCCGTGGCCCTGATCGACCTGGACACGGTCAAGCCGGGCCTGCCCCACACCGACATCGGCGACTGTCTGCGCTCGGCCTGCAACCGCCTCGGCGAGGAGACCGACGTGCCGGATGCGGTGCATTTCGATGCCGATCTCTGCGAAGCGGTGCTGGAGGGCTACCTGCGCGGAATGGGCGGCGCCCTGAGTGCCGCCGAGCAGGAGCATCTCCATGGTGCGGCCCGTCTGATCAGCTTCGAACTGGGGCTGCGCTTCCTCACGGATCACCTGCGCGGCGACACCTACTTCCGCACCCGCTTCCGCGGCCACAATCTGCGCCGCGCCTGCGTGCAGTTTCAGCTCACGGCCAGCATTGAGGCCCAGGAGCAGGACATCAGAGCCAGGATCGATCGCCTGGCGGACACGGTTCAGACCCGCTCATGA
- a CDS encoding DOMON-like domain-containing protein produces the protein MVSLWMEGALRPELGSPGLRQAPPQRRDGLWQHTCLEAFVALPGSGAYWEINGAPNGDWAVYRFSGYRSGRESPEAIADPDAVLARGGAPLASPDQDCVMSGSLRWRLPDELQRASALDLSVCLVLECADAGDADHISHWATAHCGEEADFHRRDSLRIRL, from the coding sequence GTGGTAAGCCTGTGGATGGAGGGAGCGCTGCGGCCGGAGCTGGGGAGCCCCGGGCTGCGGCAGGCCCCGCCGCAGCGGCGGGACGGCCTGTGGCAGCACACCTGCCTGGAGGCCTTCGTGGCTCTGCCTGGAAGCGGGGCCTACTGGGAGATCAACGGTGCTCCGAACGGCGACTGGGCCGTCTACCGCTTCAGCGGCTACCGCAGCGGGCGGGAGAGCCCGGAGGCGATCGCCGATCCGGACGCCGTCCTGGCCCGCGGCGGGGCGCCGCTCGCTTCACCCGACCAGGACTGCGTCATGTCCGGCAGCCTGCGCTGGAGGCTGCCGGACGAACTCCAGCGAGCGTCCGCGCTCGATCTGTCGGTCTGCCTCGTGCTGGAGTGTGCCGATGCCGGAGACGCCGATCACATCAGCCACTGGGCCACGGCCCACTGCGGCGAGGAGGCCGATTTTCATCGGCGGGACAGCCTGAGGATCAGGCTCTGA